Proteins found in one Primulina eburnea isolate SZY01 chromosome 16, ASM2296580v1, whole genome shotgun sequence genomic segment:
- the LOC140817423 gene encoding uncharacterized protein — protein sequence MGLELGLKLTGVADEFTSDFQISKDRAGPLFLSRETEAMFMLTVHLSGYKRGDIKIDINEAGTFISVSGERQVKERVMVGWKVYKKDTETKAFKKAFKIPATVNLDKIKAKYNDDESTLTISIPKKVKGIQGIAVEEVKEVAKLASEGPGNLQIWDEKVTKNETSDQEKNEITKSGQREDSGEKEVTREEMPKKESELVLGSGGGGDRLQDEVHENGFHGKEFTKKTKSSPSKHCKVPYVETETQKQELVNESTEDDARERIEPELHHAESLGTMQVKNEAQNENDQIQYEESERHTQEEEVQETEAGRGEEIKPKQRSKRCKTCTPIVAAGSAILLSFVVFVIHIIRGKYQTSKRKD from the exons ATGGGGCTGGAATTAGGGCTCAAACTTACTGGAGTTGCTGATGAATTCACCTCCGACTTTCAAATCTCTAAAGACCGTGCTGGTCCCCTGTTCTTGTCCCGAGAAACAGAAGCCATGTTCATGCTCACTGTTCATCTCAGCG gTTACAAAAGAGGGGACATAAAGATTGACATAAATGAGGCCGGGACTTTCATCTCAGTAAGCGGTGAAAGGCAGGTAAAAGAGAGAGTGATGGTGGGTTGGAAAGTCTATAAGAAGGATACTGAGACAAAGGCATTCAAGAAAGCTTTCAAAATTCCTGCTACTGTGAATTTGGACAAGATTAAAGCCAAATATAATGACGATGAATCAACTTTAACCATCTCCATCCCAAAGAAAGTGAAGGGAATTCAGGGGATAGCTGTTGAGGAAGTTAAAGAAGTAGCTAAGCTGGCCAGTGAGGGGCCTGGGAATTTGCAGATTTGGGATGAAAAAGTTACCAAAAACGAGACTTCAGATcaagaaaaaaatgaaattacaAAATCTGGGCAGCGAGAAGATAGTGGAGAAAAGGAAGTGACTCGAGAAGAGATGCCTAAAAAAGAATCTGAATTGGTTCTGGggtcaggaggaggaggagatcGTCTGCAAGATGAAGTACATGAAAACGGCTTTCATGGGAAAGAATTTACTAAGAAAACAAAGAGTTCACCATCAAAACATTGTAAAGTTCCATATGTGGAAACTGAAACGCAGAAACAAGAATTGGTAAATGAGTCCACAGAGGATGATGCACGAGAAAGAATTGAGCCTGAACTTCATCATGCTGAATCTTTGGGTACAATGCAGGTGAAAAATGAAGCTCAAAATGAAAATGATCAAATTCAATATGAAGAAAGTGAAAGACACACTCAAGAAGAAGAGGTTCAAGAAACCGAGGCTGGAAGAGGAGAGGAGATAAAGCCAAAACAGAGGAGTAAAAGGTGCAAAACTTGTACACCCATTGTTGCAGCAGGATCGGCAATACTTCTGTCATTTGTAGTATTTGTTATCCATATTATCAGAGGTAAGTACCAAACTAGCAAGAGGAAAGATTGA
- the LOC140816638 gene encoding protein BYPASS1-LIKE-like, with translation MPATDFPESSSSLSSSFGFSILSIRRYQVHSMESPHEATGQETEFLAFQRQVAERFQDLAAADSDQLLSIPWIRKLLDAFLCCQEEFRVIVFNNKVCLNRPPMDKYISEFFERSIKALDVCNALRDGIEQIKQWQKQLEIVLCALGNQRSIGEGQFRRAKKALIDLAIGMLDEKESNTAVAHRNRSFGRNNVQRERPFVHFRSLSWSVSRSWSAARQLQAISNNLVAPRTNEIASTNGLNVAVFTINYVLLFVMWALVAAIPCQDRGLQTHFVVPRQFIWAAPIISLHDRILEDSKKRDRRNACGLMKEIHDIEICTRHMNELIDSIQFPLTEEKEGELKQRVQELGLVYEAVKDGLDPLERQVREVFHRIVRSRTEGLDSIGRANTPT, from the coding sequence ATGCCGGCGACAGACTTTCCAGAGTCATCCTCGTCGTTATCTTCATCCTTTGGGTTTTCCATTTTAAGCATACGCCGTTATCAGGTCCACTCCATGGAGTCTCCACACGAAGCCACTGGTCAAGAAACCGAATTTCTAGCCTTCCAGAGACAAGTAGCCGAAAGATTCCAAGATTTAGCGGCAGCAGATTCCGATCAGCTGCTCTCGATCCCATGGATTCGAAAACTTTTAGACGCATTCCTCTGCTGTCAAGAGGAATTCAGAGTGATCGTCTTCAACAACAAGGTCTGTTTGAATAGGCCTCCAATGGACAAATACATTTCAGAGTTCTTTGAGAGGAGCATAAAGGCTTTGGATGTTTGTAATGCTCTCCGTGACGGGATTGAGCAGATCAAGCAGTGGCAGAAACAGCTGGAGATTGTTTTGTGTGCGCTAGGTAACCAAAGGAGCATTGGAGAAGGTCAGTTTCGCCGTGCGAAGAAGGCGCTAATTGATTTGGCGATTGGGATGCTTGATGAAAAAGAATCAAACACGGCTGTCGCACATAGAAACAGATCTTTTGGTCGCAATAATGTACAGAGGGAGAGGCCTTTTGTTCATTTCAGGTCACTCTCGTGGAGCGTTTCAAGGTCTTGGTCTGCTGCTAGGCAGCTCCAAGCAATTAGCAACAATTTGGTGGCTCCACGAACAAATGAGATTGCATCCACCAATGGACTAAATGTGGCTGTTTTCACTATCAACTATGTGCTTCTATTTGTGATGTGGGCGCTAGTGGCAGCAATCCCCTGTCAGGACCGTGGCCTTCAGACACATTTTGTGGTGCCAAGGCAGTTCATTTGGGCTGCTCCAATTATTTCCCTTCATGATAGAATCTTGGAGGATTCTAAGAAACGGGACAGAAGAAATGCTTGTGGGTTGATGAAGGAGATTCATGATATTGAGATATGCACCCGGCACATGAATGAATTGATTGATTCAATTCAGTTCCCACTGACAGAGGAAAAGGAAGGAGAACTGAAGCAAAGGGTTCAAGAATTAGGATTAGTTTATGAAGCTGTAAAGGATGGACTGGATCCATTGGAACGCCAAGTTAGAGAAGTGTTCCATAGGATAGTACGAAGCAGGACCGAGGGCCTCGACTCAATCGGTCGAGCAAATACTCCTACTTGA